A window from bacterium encodes these proteins:
- a CDS encoding tetratricopeptide repeat protein, which produces MPCTYEDRLEIIAAYVRHQLPEQAQESFEEHYLGCDECGRDLLLMEKTALVMKRHGDLIFQRRHRTPAFLRNFLHRKTHDSIGALAVHWLRAHGPALAGYAVLVLILGAGYFWLDRYQHTAGDESSGQYDEAGTAGPSFSAGQTPAHLRQPEWPASSVAGVPDPALAQMWEEARQAYEKQQYQQALPLLASLVQALPDQPRLLLFQGVSLLRIGKPEAARAVLHDLVQRQPDDSAAQWFLAESCLEQDPDQAQLLYEQLAARGDSLYRAAARQRIHRH; this is translated from the coding sequence ATGCCATGCACCTATGAAGACCGTCTCGAGATTATTGCCGCCTATGTTCGTCACCAGTTGCCCGAGCAGGCGCAGGAATCCTTCGAAGAACACTACCTGGGCTGCGACGAGTGCGGCCGCGACCTGCTGCTCATGGAGAAGACGGCGCTGGTCATGAAGCGTCACGGCGATTTGATTTTTCAACGCCGCCACCGCACCCCCGCCTTTCTGCGCAATTTCCTCCACAGAAAAACGCACGACTCGATTGGCGCGCTCGCCGTGCACTGGCTGCGTGCGCACGGCCCGGCTCTGGCCGGCTATGCCGTGCTCGTGCTCATTCTGGGCGCCGGCTATTTCTGGTTGGATCGTTACCAACACACCGCTGGCGACGAATCCTCCGGCCAGTACGACGAAGCCGGAACTGCCGGCCCTTCCTTTTCCGCCGGTCAAACGCCTGCCCACCTGCGGCAGCCGGAGTGGCCGGCCAGCAGCGTTGCCGGCGTGCCAGATCCCGCTCTGGCTCAAATGTGGGAAGAAGCCCGCCAGGCCTATGAGAAACAGCAATACCAACAAGCTTTGCCGCTGCTGGCCTCGCTCGTGCAAGCGCTGCCGGACCAACCACGACTGCTGCTTTTCCAGGGCGTCAGTCTGTTGCGAATCGGAAAGCCGGAAGCTGCGCGCGCGGTTTTGCATGATCTCGTCCAACGCCAGCCTGACGATTCCGCCGCGCAATGGTTCCTCGCTGAATCCTGCCTCGAACAAGATCCCGATCAAGCACAACTCCTCTACGAACAACTCGCCGCCCGCGGTGATTCACTCTATCGCGCCGCGGCACGGCAGAGAATCCACCGGCATTAG
- a CDS encoding GWxTD domain-containing protein: MVHSKYRFADTHRVVLRRVWAGLAVWAILLTGLRSQPAVPPHFSADSLRTGLQYLTALQQADSLTFAREFEAEFRLLLEDGEQRDYDGLPTLPARKAFIAAYWKANDPNPLRPRNDRLDDHLRRREYARQHFAAATPPYCDDRGKFYLKYGKPFRRYQDPGGYRRIAFFNPVTYARVARLYPFQQAPQEHYFVVANESWGYENVTPDFVVHFKRVGSVFREVHSLTELAASQLRRNQAWQWGDLIKQRAGVSPVLVRAADEVGKLEMALLQAATLSRRGELSPGELTAPSERLLIIARQSESESAAARRIAPASAHEPAPADRLPFAESIAQFRAAGGKTRVEVTLLAPLAKFSAGRGEVNAEDSVAVDFAWLLRDQNWDSLAAQHQCVRFPLRWAQQENLPNAVGFFAILSPPQSVTLSLQVQNLPTAQLGYATRPLQIRAFATDSLQLSDVQFYLKIDNDKQSRILPQILKQQLALAPYPWTTLRKSLPVFCYFEIYNLQAAGLGESYELSYEITSGRSDAGTTALRVSHAQAITDDTAAELIALALEDLANGPHLLKITVREANSHRIAASVERAIVIED; the protein is encoded by the coding sequence ATGGTGCATTCAAAATACAGGTTCGCGGACACGCATCGGGTCGTTCTGCGCCGCGTTTGGGCGGGATTGGCAGTCTGGGCGATTCTCCTCACCGGCCTTCGTTCCCAGCCCGCTGTGCCGCCGCATTTTTCCGCCGACTCGCTGCGCACGGGCCTGCAATATCTGACCGCCTTGCAGCAAGCGGACTCGCTCACTTTTGCGCGGGAGTTCGAGGCCGAATTCCGGCTGCTGCTGGAAGACGGCGAGCAGCGCGACTATGATGGCCTGCCTACGCTGCCGGCGCGCAAAGCCTTCATTGCCGCGTATTGGAAAGCGAACGACCCCAACCCGCTGCGCCCCCGCAACGATCGTTTGGACGATCACTTGCGCCGGCGCGAGTACGCGCGCCAGCACTTCGCCGCTGCCACGCCGCCTTATTGCGATGATCGCGGCAAATTCTACCTCAAGTACGGCAAGCCCTTCCGGCGTTATCAGGATCCGGGCGGCTACCGCCGCATCGCCTTTTTCAATCCCGTCACCTATGCCCGGGTGGCGCGGCTTTATCCTTTCCAACAAGCTCCGCAAGAACACTACTTCGTGGTTGCCAATGAAAGCTGGGGCTATGAAAACGTGACGCCCGATTTCGTGGTGCATTTCAAGCGCGTCGGCAGCGTGTTTCGCGAGGTGCACAGTTTGACCGAGTTGGCGGCGAGTCAGCTCCGCCGCAATCAAGCCTGGCAATGGGGAGATTTGATCAAGCAGCGCGCCGGCGTTTCGCCGGTGCTGGTGCGCGCCGCAGATGAAGTGGGCAAGCTCGAGATGGCGCTGCTGCAGGCCGCCACGCTCAGCCGCCGCGGTGAGCTTTCGCCCGGCGAGCTGACTGCGCCGAGCGAACGCCTTTTGATAATTGCGCGGCAGAGTGAATCGGAAAGCGCAGCGGCGCGGCGGATCGCGCCGGCGAGCGCGCACGAGCCGGCGCCTGCCGATCGCCTGCCGTTTGCGGAGAGCATCGCCCAGTTTCGCGCAGCCGGTGGCAAAACGCGCGTCGAAGTCACCCTGCTGGCGCCGCTGGCAAAATTTTCTGCCGGCCGCGGAGAAGTCAACGCAGAGGACAGTGTGGCCGTCGACTTTGCCTGGCTGCTGCGCGATCAAAACTGGGACTCGCTCGCCGCGCAACACCAGTGCGTTCGCTTTCCGCTGCGCTGGGCACAGCAGGAAAATCTGCCCAACGCCGTGGGCTTCTTTGCAATCCTCTCACCGCCGCAAAGCGTGACACTCTCGCTGCAGGTGCAGAATCTCCCAACGGCGCAGCTCGGCTATGCCACCCGGCCTTTGCAGATTCGGGCCTTCGCGACTGACAGCCTGCAGCTCAGCGATGTGCAGTTCTATTTGAAAATCGACAATGACAAACAAAGCCGCATACTGCCGCAAATTTTGAAGCAGCAGCTTGCGCTCGCGCCCTACCCGTGGACGACGCTGCGCAAAAGCCTGCCGGTGTTCTGCTATTTTGAAATCTACAACCTGCAGGCGGCAGGCCTGGGGGAGAGCTATGAGCTGAGCTACGAAATCACCTCCGGCCGGTCCGACGCCGGCACCACGGCGCTGCGCGTGTCGCACGCGCAGGCCATCACTGACGACACAGCCGCCGAGTTGATCGCACTCGCGCTCGAAGATTTGGCCAATGGCCCGCATCTCCTCAAGATCACCGTGCGCGAGGCGAACTCGCATCGAATTGCCGCCAGCGTGGAACGCGCGATTGTGATCGAAGATTGA
- a CDS encoding tetratricopeptide repeat protein, with the protein MRNAFQQLNYTAAKKAGEQALQHWQRLTPQQAIEVHQVLGVIAYSEGDFFEAKSQFEQALSLEPDLKLDSLYVSPKIHQFLDQLKANLAMGNGHSSGTLRYLVIPDLRPQAALRSLLLPGLGQFHKNQKSKGRALMAGAGAGVVLTGALHLRREKARENYLSASTIAKAEATYRRYNTLNRARNLSALLTSGLWLYSFFDALTSPAAQPPPVGLLPVPATGKVVAGLSWQVRF; encoded by the coding sequence ATGCGGAATGCGTTTCAACAGTTGAATTACACCGCTGCCAAAAAAGCGGGTGAACAAGCGTTGCAACACTGGCAACGCTTGACGCCGCAGCAGGCCATCGAGGTGCATCAAGTGCTGGGTGTGATTGCCTACAGTGAGGGTGATTTTTTCGAGGCCAAGTCGCAATTCGAACAGGCGCTCTCGCTGGAGCCGGATCTCAAGCTGGATTCGCTGTATGTGTCGCCCAAGATCCACCAGTTTTTGGATCAACTCAAAGCCAATCTGGCCATGGGCAATGGGCACAGCAGTGGCACATTGCGCTATTTGGTGATTCCCGACCTCCGGCCGCAAGCAGCGCTGCGCTCGTTGCTGCTGCCGGGTTTGGGCCAGTTTCACAAGAACCAGAAGTCCAAAGGGCGAGCGTTGATGGCCGGTGCAGGCGCGGGCGTGGTGCTCACCGGCGCCTTGCATCTGCGCCGCGAGAAAGCGCGGGAGAATTATCTTTCCGCCTCGACAATTGCCAAGGCGGAGGCCACTTATCGCCGCTACAACACCCTCAACCGGGCGCGCAATCTCTCGGCTCTGTTGACCAGTGGCCTCTGGCTTTATTCGTTCTTCGACGCATTGACTTCGCCCGCGGCGCAACCGCCGCCGGTGGGCCTGCTGCCGGTGCCCGCAACAGGGAAGGTTGTGGCCGGCTTGAGTTGGCAGGTACGCTTTTGA
- a CDS encoding AgmX/PglI C-terminal domain-containing protein, which produces MERPSPKSQRGRKPQGGLPNRGLLKLGLTLGILMSAGLLLANVRALRDTLQQITAIENSSRAIDREIATLRATNERLKATIQRQSEEIDTLKAVLESAFKALDTLTVARRLDRASLSLENEEASDPALVERESLAGRQSRLSSADFMALEQASLRQYRSRAGIPPAIAGLKGRRVGGRDPQAIRSVIQRHDPAITDLYQRELRNNPDLRGSLTLRFRIDENGYLTNPEIVGTTLRAPGLEQKILEKMRRWRDFGKSLDYTGETGYQLTYVFGDSLSAQSFAIYAVH; this is translated from the coding sequence ATGGAACGACCATCCCCAAAGTCTCAGCGCGGCAGGAAGCCGCAGGGCGGGCTGCCCAACCGCGGGTTGCTAAAACTCGGTCTGACGCTTGGCATTTTGATGAGCGCCGGCCTGCTGCTGGCAAATGTCCGCGCCTTGAGAGACACGCTGCAGCAGATTACTGCAATCGAGAACAGTAGCCGGGCCATCGACCGCGAAATCGCAACCCTGCGCGCTACGAACGAAAGGCTGAAGGCGACCATCCAGCGACAGTCTGAAGAGATCGACACGCTGAAGGCAGTGCTTGAATCTGCATTCAAGGCTTTGGATACTTTGACTGTCGCGCGTCGGCTCGACAGGGCTTCGTTGTCGCTCGAAAATGAGGAAGCCAGTGATCCGGCATTGGTTGAGCGCGAATCTCTTGCCGGCAGGCAGTCCCGTCTGTCTTCTGCAGATTTCATGGCGCTGGAGCAAGCCTCGCTGAGGCAGTATCGGTCTCGTGCCGGCATTCCGCCGGCCATCGCAGGATTAAAAGGCCGGCGTGTTGGTGGCCGAGATCCTCAGGCCATCAGAAGTGTGATTCAGCGGCATGATCCGGCTATTACTGATCTTTATCAGAGAGAGCTTCGCAACAACCCGGATCTGCGGGGAAGTCTGACCCTCCGCTTTCGAATCGACGAAAACGGGTATCTGACGAATCCTGAAATTGTAGGCACCACGCTGCGTGCGCCTGGTCTTGAGCAGAAAATCTTGGAAAAGATGCGGCGCTGGCGTGACTTTGGCAAGTCGCTCGATTACACTGGAGAGACAGGGTATCAATTGACGTATGTATTTGGTGATTCGCTGAGCGCCCAGAGCTTTGCGATCTATGCTGTTCATTGA